The following proteins are co-located in the Apium graveolens cultivar Ventura chromosome 5, ASM990537v1, whole genome shotgun sequence genome:
- the LOC141660008 gene encoding uncharacterized protein LOC141660008, protein MANQNLEQLYSRLTLEEEDVGGIVVGNEEVRPNKKTFMLIGRLLTEKNVNFTAMQNVLASLWRPKEVVEIHNLGAQRYSFVFYHILDLQKVLDGGPWTFEQSLLIYHQLKEGENPQAVDLNKVEMWVQIYDLPTGFVSDRILQSIGNYVGTFVKEDPANSNGA, encoded by the coding sequence ATGGCGAATCAGAATCTTGAGCAGCTCTACTCTAGGCTGACATTGGAGGAGGAGGATGTTGGAGGGATAGTAGTGGGTAATGAGGAAGTGAGACCAAATAAGAAAACTTTTATGTTGATTGGACGCTTGCTGACGGAAAAGAACGTGAATTTTACTGCTATGCAAAATGTCCTTGCATCTCTGTGGAGACCTAAGGAGGTGGTGGAGATACATAATCTGGGCGCGCAAAGGTACTCTTTTGTGTTCTATCACATACTTGATTTGCAAAAAGTGTTAGACGGAGGTCCGTGGACTTTTGAACAGAGCCTGTTAATATACCATCAATTAAAAGAAGGTGAGAATCCACAAGCAGTCGATTTGAATAAAGTAGAAATGTGGGTGCAAATCTATGATCTTCCAACCGGGTTTGTGTCTGATAGGATATTGCAGAGTATAGGAAATTATGTTGGTACATTTGTGAAAGAGGACCCGGCCAATTCTAATGGTGCATAG
- the LOC141660009 gene encoding uncharacterized protein LOC141660009, with the protein MYPSEKRGGQEHPRFLLEGFVDTLNACNLFDLGFIGKKFTWEKSRGTNGWVQERLDRGVATQSWRRLFPDAVVRVLDVAPSDHLPLSLQLNKQVYAPKAKRFRFENTWIREQDCWNVIKSSWETTAGKDIMHRIQFCCLKLEEWGGEIK; encoded by the coding sequence ATGTATCCTAGTGAGAAGCGTGGAGGGCAAGAGCATCCAAGATTTCTATTGGAGGGCTTTGTAGATACGTTGAATGCTTGTAATTTGTTTGATTTGGGTTTTATAGGAAAAAAATTCACTTGGGAGAAATCCAGGGGTACAAATGGATGGGTTCAAGAACGATTGGATCGAGGTGTTGCTACTCAGTCCTGGCGTAGGTTGTTTCCGGATGCAGTGGTTAGAGTTTTAGATGTCGCGCCATCGGATCATCTTCCATTGAGTTTGCAATTAAACAAACAAGTGTATGCACCGAAGGCTAAGCGGTTCCGTTTTGAAAACACTTGGATACGGGAACAGGATTGTTGGAATGTGATAAAGAGTAGCTGGGAAACCACGGCGGGTAAAGACATAATGCATAGAATTCAATTTTGTTGTTTGAAGTTGGAAGAGTGGGGAGGGgaaataaaataa